One Cervus elaphus chromosome 27, mCerEla1.1, whole genome shotgun sequence genomic region harbors:
- the LOC122684673 gene encoding phosphatidylinositol 4,5-bisphosphate 3-kinase catalytic subunit beta isoform-like, which yields MKLNRAKGKEAMHTCLKQNAYREALSDLQSPLNPCVILSELYVEKCKYMDSKMKPLWLVYNNKVFGEDSGGVIFKNGDDLRQDMLTLQMLRLMDLLWKEAGLDLRMLPYGCLATGDCSGLIEVVSTSETIADIQLNSSNVAAAAAFNKDALLNWLKEYNSGDDLDRAIEEFTLSCAGYCVASYVLGIGDRHSDNIMVKKTGLLFHIDFGHILGNFKSKFGIKREQVPFILTYDFIHVIQQGKTGNTEKFGRFRQCCEDAYLILRRHGNLFITLFALMLTAGLPELTSVKDIQYLKDSLALGKSEEEALKQFKQKFDEALRESWTTKVNWMAHTVRQDYRS from the coding sequence ATGAAGCTAAATAGAGCCAAAGGGAAAGAAGCGATGCACACTTGTTTAAAACAGAATGCTTACCGTGAAGCGCTCTCTGACCTGCAGTCACCTCTGAACCCATGTGTTATCCTCTCAGAACTTTATGTTGAGAAGTGTAAATACATGGATTCCAAAATGAAGCCTTTGTGGCTTGTGTACAACAACAAGGTGTTTGGTGAGGATTCAGGtggagtgatttttaaaaatggtgatgATTTACGGCAGGATATGTTGACACTCCAAATGCTGCGCTTGATGGATTTACTCTGGAAAGAAGCTGGTCTGGACCTTCGGATGCTACCTTACGGCTGCTTAGCAACAGGAGACTGCTCTGGCCTCATTGAAGTTGTGAGCACCTCGGAAACAATTGCTGACATTCAGCTGAACAGTAGCAATGTtgctgcagcagcagcattcaacaAAGATGCCCTTCTGAACTGGCTTAAAGAATACAATTCTGGGGATGACCTGGACCGAGCTATTGAGGAGTTTACCCTATCCTGTGCCGGCTACTGTGTAGCTTCTTATGTCCTTGGGATTGGTGACAGACATAGTGATAACATCATGGTAAAAAAAACTGGCCTGCTCTTCCACATTGACTTTGGACATATTCTTGGAAATTTCAAGTCTAAATTTGGCATTAAAagggagcaagtgccttttattCTTACTTATGATTTCATTCATGTGATTCAACAAGGaaaaacaggaaacacagaaaaatttGGCCGGTTCCGCCAATGTTGTGAGGATGCATATCTGATTTTACGCCGGCATGGGAATCTCTTCATCACGCTCTTTGCACTGATGTTGACTGCAGGGCTTCCTGAGCTCACCTCAGTCAAGGATATACAGTATCTTAAGGACTCTCTTGCCTTAGGAAAGAGTGAAGAAGAAGCACTCAAGCAATTCAAGCAAAAATTTGATGAGGCACTCAGGGAAAGTTGGACTACTAAAGTCAATTGGATGGCCCACACAGTTCGGCAAGACTACAGATCTTAA